The following proteins come from a genomic window of Streptomyces sp. NBC_01716:
- the pepN gene encoding aminopeptidase N, whose amino-acid sequence MPGTNLTREEAQQRARLLTVDSYEIDLDLSGAQEGGTYRSVTTVRFESADAGAETFIDLVAPAVHQVVLNGKQLDVASVFRDSRIALHHLRQGANELTVTADCEYTNTGEGLHRFVDPVDQQAYLYTQFEVPDARRVFASFEQPDLKATFRFTVTAPEGWTVISNSPTPEPESHVWRFEPTPRISTYITALIVGPYHSVHSTYEKDGQSVPLGVYCRPSLAEYLDADAIFEVTRLGFDWFQEKFDYAYPFAKYDQLFVPEFNAGAMENAGAVTIRDQYVFRSKVTDAAYETRAETILHELAHMWFGDLVTMEWWNDLWLNESFATYTSIACLAHAPESRWPQSWTTFANSMKTWAYRQDQLPSTHPIMAEITDLDDVLVNFDGITYAKGASVLKQLVAYVGQDEFFRGVQAYFKAHAYGNTRLSDLLGALEETSGRDLKTWSKAWLETAGINILRPEIELDEAGHVVSLAVRQEAPALPPGAKGTAVLRPHRIAIGCYDLAEGGKLVRSSRIELDVDGELTPVPFPANTPRPAVILLNDDDLSYAKVRLDEESLRVVTAHLGDFAESLPRALSWASAWDMTRDGELATRDYLALALSGIAKETDIGVVQSLHRQVKLALDLYAAPEWREAGLTQWTEATLAHLRTAEPGSDHQLAWARAFAATARTPQQLDLLQGLLDGSESVDGLAVDTELRWAFVQRLAAVGVFDEDEIAAEYERDRTAAGERHAAAARSARPTAEAKAEAWASVVESDKLPNALQEAVIGGFVQTDQLELLAPYTEKYFEVVKGVWDSRSHEMAQQIALGLYPALQVARSTLDATDAWLASASPNAALRRLMSESRAGVDRALRAQEADRAAG is encoded by the coding sequence GTGCCTGGCACAAATCTGACCCGTGAAGAGGCGCAGCAGCGGGCGCGCCTCCTCACCGTTGACTCGTACGAGATCGACCTCGATCTCAGCGGCGCGCAGGAGGGCGGGACCTACCGGTCCGTCACGACCGTACGCTTCGAGAGCGCGGACGCCGGGGCGGAGACCTTCATCGACCTGGTGGCACCCGCCGTCCACCAGGTGGTGCTGAACGGCAAGCAGCTCGACGTCGCCTCGGTCTTCCGCGACTCGCGCATCGCGCTGCACCATCTGCGGCAGGGCGCGAACGAGCTGACGGTGACCGCGGACTGCGAGTACACCAACACCGGCGAGGGTCTGCACCGGTTCGTCGACCCGGTCGACCAACAGGCCTATCTGTACACGCAGTTCGAGGTGCCGGACGCGCGGCGGGTATTCGCCTCGTTCGAGCAGCCCGACCTCAAGGCGACGTTCCGGTTCACGGTGACCGCCCCGGAGGGCTGGACCGTGATCTCGAACTCCCCCACGCCGGAGCCCGAGTCCCACGTGTGGCGCTTCGAGCCGACGCCGCGGATCTCGACGTACATCACGGCGCTGATCGTCGGTCCGTACCACTCGGTGCACAGCACCTACGAGAAGGACGGGCAGTCGGTGCCGCTCGGGGTCTACTGCCGGCCCTCGCTGGCCGAGTACCTGGACGCGGACGCGATCTTCGAGGTCACCCGGCTCGGCTTCGACTGGTTCCAGGAGAAGTTCGACTACGCGTACCCGTTCGCCAAGTACGACCAGCTCTTCGTGCCCGAGTTCAACGCGGGCGCGATGGAGAACGCGGGCGCCGTCACCATCCGCGACCAGTACGTCTTCCGGTCGAAGGTGACGGACGCGGCGTACGAGACGCGCGCCGAGACGATCCTGCACGAGCTGGCGCACATGTGGTTCGGCGACCTGGTCACCATGGAGTGGTGGAACGACCTGTGGCTGAACGAGTCGTTCGCGACGTACACCTCGATCGCGTGCCTCGCGCACGCGCCGGAGTCGCGCTGGCCGCAGTCGTGGACGACGTTCGCCAACTCCATGAAGACGTGGGCGTACCGGCAGGACCAGCTCCCGTCGACGCACCCGATCATGGCGGAGATCACCGACCTGGACGACGTGCTCGTCAACTTCGACGGGATCACGTACGCGAAGGGGGCGTCCGTCCTCAAGCAGCTCGTGGCCTATGTCGGCCAGGACGAGTTCTTCCGGGGCGTACAGGCGTACTTCAAGGCGCACGCGTACGGGAACACGCGCCTCTCGGATCTGCTCGGCGCACTGGAGGAGACCTCCGGGCGTGATCTGAAGACCTGGTCGAAGGCGTGGCTGGAGACGGCCGGCATCAACATCCTGCGGCCCGAGATCGAGCTGGACGAGGCGGGGCACGTGGTCTCCCTCGCCGTACGGCAGGAGGCGCCCGCGCTGCCCCCGGGCGCGAAGGGCACGGCGGTGCTGCGCCCGCACCGCATCGCGATCGGCTGCTACGACCTGGCCGAGGGCGGGAAACTGGTCCGGAGCAGCCGGATCGAGCTGGACGTCGACGGCGAGCTGACGCCTGTGCCGTTCCCCGCGAACACGCCCCGGCCCGCGGTCATCCTGCTCAACGACGACGACCTGTCGTACGCGAAGGTCCGCCTCGACGAGGAGTCGCTGCGGGTCGTCACCGCGCACCTCGGGGACTTCGCCGAGTCGCTGCCGCGCGCGCTGAGCTGGGCGTCCGCGTGGGACATGACGCGTGACGGCGAGCTCGCCACACGCGACTACCTGGCTCTCGCGCTGTCGGGCATCGCCAAGGAGACGGACATCGGCGTGGTGCAGTCGCTGCACCGCCAGGTGAAGCTCGCGCTGGACCTGTACGCGGCGCCGGAGTGGCGCGAGGCGGGGCTCACCCAGTGGACGGAGGCGACGCTGGCGCATCTGCGGACGGCGGAGCCGGGCAGCGACCACCAGCTGGCCTGGGCCCGCGCCTTCGCGGCGACGGCCCGTACGCCGCAGCAACTGGACCTGCTCCAGGGGCTGCTGGACGGTTCCGAGTCGGTCGACGGCCTGGCCGTGGACACCGAGCTGCGCTGGGCGTTCGTCCAGCGGCTGGCGGCGGTCGGGGTGTTCGACGAGGACGAGATCGCCGCGGAGTACGAGCGCGACCGCACGGCGGCGGGCGAGCGGCACGCGGCGGCGGCACGCTCGGCGCGCCCGACGGCCGAGGCGAAGGCCGAGGCGTGGGCCTCGGTCGTGGAGTCCGACAAGCTCCCGAACGCGCTCCAGGAGGCGGTCATCGGCGGGTTCGTCCAGACGGACCAGCTTGAACTGCTCGCGCCGTACACTGAGAAGTACTTCGAAGTGGTCAAGGGCGTGTGGGACTCGCGCAGCCATGAGATGGCGCAGCAGATCGCGCTGGGTCTGTACCCCGCGCTCCAGGTGGCGCGGTCGACGCTTGACGCGACCGACGCCTGGCTGGCCTCGGCGTCCCCGAACGCGGCGCTGCGGCGCCTGATGTCGGAGTCCCGGGCGGGCGTGGACCGCGCGCTGCGCGCCCAGGAGGCGGACCGGGCGGCGGGCTGA
- a CDS encoding mycothiol-dependent nitroreductase Rv2466c family protein: protein MSETNTRTPVDFWFDPICPWAWMTSRWMLEVEKVRNVEVSWHVMSLAVLNEDKLDEIPEAYREGLKAAWGPVRVVVAAQQLHGDEVVGKLYTALGTRFHNAGEGNNRESVAAALADAGLPADLIEYMDKDTYDTELRASHKEGIDKVGQEVGTPVIAVPGSDGEQIAFFGPVVTPAPKGDEAAKLWDGTLMVASIPGFYEIKRTRTQGPVFD from the coding sequence ATGAGCGAAACCAATACCAGGACGCCGGTCGACTTCTGGTTCGACCCGATCTGCCCCTGGGCCTGGATGACCTCCCGCTGGATGCTGGAGGTGGAGAAGGTCAGGAACGTCGAGGTCAGCTGGCATGTGATGAGCCTGGCCGTGCTGAACGAGGACAAGCTCGACGAGATTCCGGAGGCGTACCGGGAGGGTTTGAAGGCCGCCTGGGGCCCGGTCCGCGTCGTGGTCGCCGCCCAGCAGCTGCACGGCGACGAGGTGGTCGGCAAGCTCTACACCGCGCTCGGTACCCGCTTCCACAACGCCGGTGAGGGCAACAACCGCGAGTCCGTCGCCGCGGCGCTCGCCGACGCCGGTCTGCCGGCCGACCTCATCGAATACATGGACAAGGACACCTACGACACCGAGCTGCGCGCCTCCCACAAGGAGGGCATCGACAAGGTCGGCCAGGAGGTCGGCACCCCCGTGATCGCGGTGCCGGGATCGGACGGCGAGCAGATCGCCTTCTTCGGCCCGGTCGTCACTCCCGCGCCCAAGGGCGACGAGGCCGCGAAGCTGTGGGACGGGACCCTGATGGTCGCCTCGATCCCCGGCTTCTACGAGATCAAGCGCACCCGTACGCAGGGCCCGGTCTTCGACTGA
- a CDS encoding S8 family serine peptidase produces the protein MLMTSESESSISGPRRVARVAAAASLAAALIASGALPVFAAPAADDPAAAAPVKPAKSASEKLGSADVELLDKAVAEGEKNVTVMVATAPGQTEQVSDQFDAVSGAVVGKTYDQLGYVRATLPTGKAEAALKAAGKLSSVHGIDLKHEIELDDPTPAADTVKGAAKAEGARAATAPGANTPAKNPFNPSFETGAVDFVKQNPKADGRGVTIGILDSGVDLGHPALQKTSTGERKIVDWVTATDPVSDGDGTWRQMQLDVKGPSFTVNNRTYSAPAGNYKFNLFAESATRGGDMAGDLNRDGDTTDVWAMLYDAGTRTVRIDLNNDAKFGNDKIMKPYKNGFQIGYFGEDDPKTEIVERIPFVVEVREDVVYNSAGARADYVNIGVIEGSHGTHVAGITAANSLFGGKMNGAAPGAQLVSSRACTWSGGCTNIALTEGMADLVIERGVDIVNMSIGGLPGLNDGNNARAELYNRLIDTYGVQLVISAGNDGPGTNTISDPAVADKVISVGASISKETWAANYGSVTTTDYDMMPFSARGPREDGGFAPIISAPGAAINTTQTWFPGGPVAEAGYQLPPGYSMLQGTSMASPQATGASALLLSAAKQKGIELTPAKLRTALTSTATKIAGKKAHEQGAGLIDVVGAWDAIKDGAKANEYSVKAPVDTSIDFALKTPGFGTGVYDREGGLQAGKSRTYDVTITRTTGPNRLVEHQLNWKYNDGTFKLLSGKKVKLPKNKPVTVTVQAKPDQAGAHSAILELDDRSSTGVDKQILTTVVVSKKLAKPAFTYSSLGSVERNGTESYFVTVPEGAKTLEVALGGLADGSQTRFISLHPQGVQMEDSSTIFCYPNYNNPANTCRPDLRSYTDPTPGVWEIEVESRRTSPLLNNPYKLDVTVLGASFDPAVTTLPEAKIGTPAPVEWTVTNGSAAIDGKLAGGSLGSAKVDRPSIGQGEEKETTVTIGAGVERLDVAIGGTSDTAADLDLAVFRDGVLVGQAADGDSEEAVSLIEPAAGEYTFVVAGYSVPAGTTEYDYRDVFYSASLGEVTVGDAPVKLANGASADVSAEVTVAGAAPEGRQFFGEVQLLNARGTAAGTGSVVIEKVLP, from the coding sequence ATGCTGATGACCTCCGAATCCGAGAGCTCCATATCCGGTCCGAGACGCGTGGCCCGGGTCGCCGCAGCCGCGTCTCTCGCGGCCGCGCTGATAGCCAGTGGCGCGCTGCCTGTCTTCGCCGCTCCGGCCGCCGACGACCCGGCCGCCGCCGCACCTGTGAAACCTGCCAAGTCCGCATCTGAGAAGCTCGGTTCGGCCGATGTCGAGCTGCTCGACAAGGCTGTCGCCGAGGGCGAGAAGAACGTCACCGTCATGGTGGCCACGGCGCCGGGCCAGACCGAGCAGGTCTCCGACCAGTTCGACGCCGTGTCCGGCGCGGTGGTCGGCAAGACGTACGACCAGCTCGGTTACGTACGGGCGACCCTGCCCACCGGCAAGGCCGAGGCCGCGCTCAAGGCGGCGGGCAAGCTCTCCTCCGTCCATGGCATCGACCTCAAGCACGAGATCGAGCTGGACGACCCGACGCCCGCCGCCGACACGGTGAAGGGCGCCGCGAAGGCCGAGGGCGCCAGGGCCGCGACCGCGCCCGGCGCGAACACCCCGGCGAAGAACCCGTTCAACCCGTCCTTCGAGACCGGTGCGGTGGACTTCGTCAAGCAGAACCCGAAGGCCGACGGCCGCGGAGTCACCATCGGCATCCTGGACTCCGGCGTCGACCTGGGCCACCCGGCGCTGCAGAAGACCAGCACCGGCGAGCGCAAGATCGTCGACTGGGTCACGGCGACGGACCCGGTCTCCGACGGTGACGGCACCTGGCGTCAGATGCAACTCGACGTCAAGGGCCCGTCGTTCACGGTCAACAACCGCACGTACTCGGCCCCCGCCGGGAACTACAAGTTCAACCTGTTCGCCGAGTCCGCCACGCGCGGCGGCGACATGGCCGGGGACCTGAACCGGGACGGCGACACGACCGACGTATGGGCGATGCTGTACGACGCGGGCACCCGCACCGTACGTATCGACCTCAACAACGACGCCAAGTTCGGCAACGACAAGATCATGAAGCCGTACAAGAACGGCTTCCAGATCGGCTACTTCGGCGAGGACGACCCGAAGACCGAGATCGTCGAGCGCATCCCGTTCGTGGTCGAGGTCCGGGAGGACGTCGTCTACAACTCCGCGGGCGCCAGGGCCGACTACGTCAACATCGGCGTCATCGAGGGCTCCCACGGCACCCACGTGGCCGGTATCACCGCGGCAAACAGCCTGTTCGGCGGCAAGATGAACGGCGCGGCGCCCGGCGCCCAGCTGGTCTCGTCGCGCGCCTGCACATGGAGCGGCGGCTGCACCAACATCGCCCTCACCGAGGGCATGGCCGACCTCGTCATCGAGCGCGGCGTGGACATCGTCAACATGTCCATCGGCGGACTGCCCGGTCTCAACGACGGCAACAACGCGCGGGCCGAGCTCTACAACCGGCTCATCGACACCTACGGCGTCCAGCTCGTGATCTCCGCGGGCAACGACGGACCCGGCACCAACACCATCAGCGACCCCGCCGTCGCTGACAAGGTCATCTCGGTCGGCGCCTCGATCTCCAAGGAGACATGGGCGGCGAACTACGGCTCGGTCACCACGACCGACTACGACATGATGCCGTTCTCCGCCCGCGGTCCGCGTGAGGACGGTGGCTTCGCGCCGATCATCTCGGCCCCCGGCGCCGCCATCAACACCACGCAGACCTGGTTCCCCGGCGGCCCCGTCGCCGAGGCCGGCTACCAGCTGCCGCCCGGCTACTCGATGCTCCAGGGCACCTCGATGGCCTCCCCGCAGGCGACCGGCGCGAGCGCGCTGCTGCTCTCGGCGGCCAAGCAGAAGGGGATCGAGCTGACCCCCGCGAAGCTGCGGACGGCGCTCACCTCCACCGCCACCAAGATCGCCGGCAAGAAGGCGCACGAACAGGGCGCGGGCCTCATCGACGTCGTCGGCGCGTGGGACGCGATCAAGGACGGCGCGAAGGCCAACGAGTACAGCGTCAAGGCCCCCGTCGACACCTCGATCGACTTCGCGCTGAAGACCCCGGGCTTCGGCACCGGTGTGTACGACCGTGAGGGCGGCCTCCAGGCCGGCAAGAGCCGGACGTACGACGTCACCATCACCCGCACCACCGGTCCCAACCGCCTGGTGGAGCACCAGCTCAACTGGAAGTACAACGACGGCACCTTCAAGCTGCTGAGCGGCAAGAAGGTCAAGCTGCCGAAGAACAAGCCGGTCACCGTCACCGTGCAGGCCAAGCCCGACCAGGCCGGCGCGCACAGCGCCATCCTCGAACTGGACGACCGTTCCAGCACGGGCGTGGACAAGCAGATCCTGACCACGGTGGTCGTCTCCAAGAAGCTGGCGAAGCCCGCCTTCACGTACTCGTCGCTGGGCTCGGTCGAGCGCAACGGCACGGAGTCGTACTTCGTCACCGTCCCCGAGGGCGCCAAGACCCTTGAGGTCGCGCTCGGCGGGCTCGCGGACGGCAGCCAGACCCGCTTCATCAGCCTCCACCCGCAGGGTGTGCAGATGGAGGACAGCTCGACGATCTTCTGCTACCCGAACTACAACAACCCGGCCAACACCTGCCGTCCGGACCTGCGTTCGTACACGGACCCGACGCCGGGCGTCTGGGAGATCGAGGTCGAGTCGCGCCGTACGTCGCCGCTGCTGAACAACCCGTACAAGCTCGACGTCACCGTGCTGGGTGCCTCGTTCGACCCGGCGGTCACCACGCTCCCCGAGGCCAAGATCGGTACACCGGCCCCGGTCGAGTGGACCGTCACCAACGGGTCAGCCGCCATCGACGGCAAGCTCGCCGGCGGCTCGCTCGGCTCGGCGAAGGTCGACCGGCCTTCGATCGGCCAGGGCGAGGAGAAGGAGACGACCGTCACCATCGGTGCGGGCGTCGAGCGGCTCGACGTGGCCATCGGCGGCACCTCGGACACTGCGGCCGACCTGGACCTCGCGGTCTTCAGGGACGGTGTGCTGGTCGGACAGGCCGCCGACGGTGACTCCGAGGAGGCCGTGAGCCTGATCGAGCCGGCGGCCGGTGAGTACACCTTCGTGGTGGCCGGCTACTCGGTCCCGGCCGGGACCACCGAGTACGACTACCGCGACGTCTTCTACTCGGCGTCGCTGGGTGAGGTCACGGTCGGCGACGCTCCGGTGAAGCTCGCCAACGGCGCGTCGGCGGATGTCTCCGCCGAGGTGACGGTGGCGGGCGCGGCTCCGGAGGGACGGCAGTTCTTCGGCGAGGTCCAGCTGCTGAACGCGCGCGGTACGGCCGCGGGCACCGGCAGTGTCGTGATCGAGAAGGTCCTGCCGTAA
- a CDS encoding type II toxin-antitoxin system PemK/MazF family toxin, with translation MVDLEPARGGEANKRRPAVIISNDGANESVERNGRGVVTVVPLTSNTSRVLSFQVFLPAGESGLPKDSKVQCEQIRAVTPERVLQRVGSVPRQRMAELATALRRHLAL, from the coding sequence ATGGTCGATCTGGAGCCGGCGCGGGGCGGCGAGGCCAACAAGCGCAGACCAGCGGTGATCATCTCCAACGATGGTGCCAACGAGTCGGTGGAGCGCAACGGGAGAGGTGTGGTCACCGTGGTGCCTCTGACGTCGAACACTTCTCGTGTTCTCTCGTTCCAGGTGTTCCTCCCTGCGGGTGAATCCGGCCTGCCCAAGGATTCGAAAGTTCAGTGCGAGCAGATCCGTGCCGTGACTCCGGAGCGTGTTCTCCAGCGGGTCGGCTCGGTGCCACGCCAACGCATGGCCGAACTCGCAACGGCACTTCGACGGCACCTGGCGCTCTGA
- the pepN gene encoding aminopeptidase N, with translation MPGENLSRDEAHERAELLSVDRYEVALDLRSAVGEAPGGVPGATPEDGAGGDGAGAARTFRSVTTIHFRSAQPNIAMFADLVAPSVTSVTLNGRPLDPSVVFDGARIALFGLAAENVLVVDAQCAYSRTGEGMHRFVDPEDGEVYLYTQYEPADARRVFTTFEQPDLKAPFSFEVTAPEGWTVWSNGEATGSAGGVWTFAETRPIPTYITAVVAGPYHHVTDVYRRALPDGSTLEIPLGALCRKGLARHFDADDIFLVTKQGLDFFHDNFDYPYPFGKYDQAFVPEYNIGAMENPGCVTFREDYVFRGKVTRASYERRANVILHEMAHMWFGDLVTMRWWDDLWLKESFADFMGALSLAEATRFTNAWVTFANNRKSWAYRADQLPSTHPITADIRDLEDAKLNFDGITYAKGASVLKQLVAYVGREAFLEGARRYFKRHAYGNTRLGDLLSVLEETSGRDMTSWSHSWLETAGVNSLTPAVTYDSAGHVTELAVLQEAAASHPELRPHRVAVGLYRRESVDAELVRYARAEVDVDGPRTVVAELAGAERPDLILVNDDDLTYCKIRFDEGSLETLREHLAELSDPLARALCWSALWNLTRDGLMPARDFIGLVLRFAGRESDIGVLQMLHAWAQGALIHYAAPEWRGEGAGALAEGALRELRQAEPGSQHQLTWARFFASAAASDADFQLLQSLLGNTAKIDGLDVDQELRWSLLRPLAAHGLADASVIAAELARDDTASGRRHQVRCLAARPSAEVKATAWADVVDSDALSNALVEATIAGFAQPGQRRLTAPYAAKYFEVIERVWAERSIQIGMDVVRGLYPSLQDSQGTVRDTDAWLSAHKGAPPALRRLVLEARDDLARALAAQACDAASGRASSD, from the coding sequence GTGCCCGGTGAGAATCTGTCCCGCGACGAGGCCCACGAGCGGGCCGAGCTGCTGTCCGTCGACCGGTACGAGGTCGCCCTCGACCTGCGCTCGGCGGTCGGTGAGGCGCCGGGCGGAGTGCCGGGCGCCACGCCGGAGGACGGGGCGGGTGGCGACGGGGCGGGCGCGGCACGCACCTTCCGGTCGGTGACGACGATCCACTTCCGCTCCGCGCAGCCGAACATCGCCATGTTCGCCGATCTGGTGGCGCCGAGCGTGACATCGGTGACGCTGAACGGGCGTCCCCTGGACCCGTCCGTCGTCTTCGACGGCGCGCGGATCGCGTTGTTCGGGCTTGCCGCCGAGAACGTGCTGGTCGTGGACGCGCAGTGCGCGTACAGCCGTACGGGTGAGGGCATGCACCGCTTCGTCGACCCGGAGGACGGCGAGGTCTATCTGTACACGCAGTACGAACCCGCCGACGCGCGCCGGGTCTTCACCACCTTCGAACAGCCCGATCTGAAGGCGCCGTTCAGCTTCGAGGTGACCGCGCCCGAGGGCTGGACGGTCTGGAGCAACGGCGAGGCGACCGGGTCCGCCGGCGGTGTGTGGACGTTCGCCGAGACCAGGCCGATCCCGACGTACATCACGGCGGTCGTGGCGGGGCCGTACCACCACGTCACCGATGTGTACCGGCGCGCGCTCCCCGACGGCTCCACGCTGGAGATCCCGCTCGGCGCGCTCTGCCGCAAGGGTCTCGCCCGGCACTTCGACGCCGACGACATCTTCCTGGTGACCAAGCAGGGACTGGACTTCTTCCACGACAACTTCGACTACCCGTATCCCTTCGGGAAGTACGACCAGGCGTTCGTGCCGGAGTACAACATCGGCGCGATGGAGAATCCGGGCTGTGTCACCTTCCGCGAGGACTACGTCTTCCGGGGCAAGGTCACACGGGCGTCGTACGAGCGCCGCGCGAACGTCATCCTGCACGAGATGGCGCACATGTGGTTCGGCGATCTCGTGACCATGCGCTGGTGGGACGACCTGTGGCTCAAGGAGTCGTTCGCCGACTTCATGGGCGCGCTGTCGCTGGCGGAGGCGACGCGCTTCACCAACGCGTGGGTCACCTTCGCCAACAACCGCAAGTCGTGGGCGTACCGGGCCGACCAGCTGCCGTCCACGCATCCGATCACGGCCGACATCCGCGATCTGGAGGACGCCAAGCTCAACTTCGACGGCATCACCTACGCCAAGGGCGCGTCGGTGCTGAAGCAACTCGTCGCGTACGTGGGGCGCGAGGCGTTCCTGGAAGGCGCCCGGCGCTACTTCAAGCGGCACGCGTACGGCAACACCCGCCTCGGCGACCTGCTGTCCGTGCTGGAGGAGACGTCAGGGCGGGACATGACGTCGTGGTCGCACTCCTGGCTGGAGACGGCGGGCGTCAACTCCCTCACTCCGGCTGTCACTTACGACTCCGCCGGCCATGTGACCGAGCTGGCCGTGCTCCAGGAGGCCGCCGCCTCGCACCCCGAACTGCGCCCGCACCGCGTGGCCGTGGGGCTGTACCGGCGCGAGAGCGTGGACGCGGAGCTGGTCAGATACGCGCGCGCCGAGGTGGACGTCGACGGGCCGCGTACGGTCGTCGCGGAGCTGGCAGGGGCCGAGCGGCCCGATCTGATCCTGGTCAACGACGACGACCTCACATACTGCAAGATCCGCTTCGACGAGGGCTCGCTGGAGACGCTGCGCGAGCATCTCGCCGAACTCTCCGACCCGCTGGCGCGGGCGCTGTGCTGGTCGGCGCTGTGGAATCTGACGCGTGACGGACTGATGCCGGCACGGGACTTCATCGGTCTGGTGCTGCGGTTCGCCGGGCGTGAGTCGGACATCGGTGTGCTCCAGATGCTGCACGCATGGGCGCAGGGCGCGCTGATCCACTACGCGGCGCCGGAGTGGCGCGGGGAGGGCGCGGGGGCGCTGGCGGAGGGCGCGCTGCGCGAGCTCCGGCAGGCCGAGCCGGGCAGTCAGCACCAGCTGACGTGGGCGCGGTTCTTCGCGTCGGCAGCCGCGTCGGACGCCGATTTCCAGCTGCTCCAGAGCCTGTTGGGGAACACCGCGAAGATCGACGGCCTCGACGTCGACCAGGAGCTGCGCTGGAGCCTGCTGCGTCCGCTGGCGGCGCACGGTCTGGCCGACGCGTCGGTGATCGCCGCCGAACTGGCCCGCGACGACACCGCTTCCGGCAGGCGGCACCAGGTCCGCTGTCTGGCCGCGCGGCCGTCGGCGGAGGTCAAGGCGACGGCGTGGGCGGATGTCGTGGACTCCGACGCCCTGTCGAACGCGCTGGTCGAGGCGACGATCGCGGGCTTCGCGCAGCCGGGGCAGCGGCGGCTGACCGCGCCGTACGCGGCGAAGTACTTCGAGGTGATCGAACGGGTGTGGGCCGAGCGCTCGATCCAGATCGGCATGGACGTGGTGCGGGGTCTGTACCCGAGCCTTCAGGACAGTCAGGGGACGGTGCGCGACACGGACGCCTGGCTGTCCGCCCACAAGGGCGCGCCACCGGCCCTGCGCCGCCTGGTACTTGAGGCGCGGGACGACCTGGCGCGGGCGCTGGCGGCCCAGGCGTGCGACGCGGCGTCGGGGCGGGCTTCGTCGGACTGA
- a CDS encoding ribbon-helix-helix domain-containing protein, with protein sequence MKISVSLPQEDVAFVDEYAKRTEAESRSAVIHAAIESLRAAQLEAEYTEAFAEWSGSEDAALWDRTSGDGITDEAW encoded by the coding sequence ATGAAGATCAGTGTGAGTCTGCCACAGGAGGATGTCGCCTTCGTTGACGAGTACGCGAAGAGGACGGAGGCCGAGTCGCGGTCCGCGGTGATACACGCCGCCATCGAGTCACTGCGTGCCGCCCAGCTTGAGGCCGAGTACACAGAGGCTTTCGCGGAGTGGAGTGGGAGCGAGGACGCCGCTCTTTGGGACCGGACGAGCGGGGACGGAATCACCGATGAGGCGTGGTGA
- a CDS encoding aspartate-semialdehyde dehydrogenase, whose amino-acid sequence MKVGIVGATGQVGTVMRTILAERKFPADELRLFASARSAGSTIEWRGEPVTVEDASTADYTGLDIVLFSAGGATSRALAEKVASQGPVVIDNSSAWRSHPEVPLVVSEVNPHAVADRPKGIIANPNCTTMAAMPVLRPLHAEAGLVALVATTYQAVSGSGLAGVAELHDQALKVVENADRLTFDGDAVEFPEPGVYKRPIAFNVLPLAGSIVDDGSFETDEEQKLRNESRKILEIPELKVSGTCVRVPVFSGHSLQVNARFERPISVERAYELLKDAPGVELSEIPTPLQAAGKDASYVGRVRQDETVDNGLALFVSNDNLRKGAALNAVQIAELVAAEPRG is encoded by the coding sequence GTGAAGGTCGGAATCGTCGGAGCCACCGGTCAGGTCGGCACAGTCATGCGCACCATCCTGGCCGAGCGGAAATTCCCGGCCGACGAGCTGCGGCTGTTCGCCTCCGCCCGCTCCGCGGGATCCACCATCGAGTGGCGGGGCGAGCCGGTCACCGTCGAGGACGCGTCGACGGCCGACTACACCGGCCTGGACATCGTGCTCTTCTCCGCCGGCGGCGCCACGTCCAGGGCGCTCGCCGAGAAGGTGGCTTCCCAGGGCCCGGTCGTGATCGACAACTCGTCCGCCTGGCGGAGCCACCCCGAGGTCCCGCTGGTGGTCTCCGAGGTCAACCCGCACGCGGTCGCCGACCGCCCCAAGGGCATCATCGCCAACCCGAACTGCACCACCATGGCCGCCATGCCCGTGCTGCGCCCCCTGCACGCCGAGGCCGGTCTCGTCGCGCTCGTCGCCACGACGTACCAGGCCGTGTCCGGCTCCGGCCTCGCGGGCGTCGCGGAACTCCACGACCAGGCCCTCAAGGTCGTGGAGAACGCCGACCGGCTGACGTTCGACGGGGACGCCGTGGAATTCCCCGAGCCGGGTGTCTACAAGCGCCCGATCGCCTTCAACGTGCTGCCGCTCGCGGGCTCGATCGTGGACGACGGGTCCTTCGAGACGGACGAGGAGCAGAAACTCCGCAACGAGTCCCGCAAGATCCTGGAGATCCCGGAGCTGAAGGTCTCCGGGACCTGTGTGCGGGTGCCGGTCTTCTCCGGGCACTCCCTCCAGGTCAATGCCCGCTTCGAGCGTCCGATCAGTGTGGAGCGGGCGTACGAGCTGCTGAAGGACGCCCCCGGCGTCGAGCTCTCCGAGATCCCGACGCCGCTCCAGGCCGCCGGCAAGGACGCCTCCTACGTAGGCCGCGTCCGCCAGGACGAGACGGTGGACAACGGCCTGGCGCTGTTCGTCTCGAACGACAACCTGCGCAAGGGCGCGGCGCTGAACGCGGTGCAGATCGCGGAGCTGGTGGCGGCGGAGCCGCGCGGCTAG